The following coding sequences lie in one Bacteroidota bacterium genomic window:
- a CDS encoding CAP domain-containing protein, producing the protein MYTTKTPTAELTEGITCTSSELLRKQMVYLINKARSQPRQCGVIAFEGAPPVAWNYTLERAARLHAYNMATENFFAHRGPDSTHVGIRVQEFGYNWRYVGENIYAGIETVSDAVYGWLDSEGHCKTIMNPDYTELGAACVTNQASQYESYWAQVFASPMK; encoded by the coding sequence GTGTATACGACGAAGACACCTACGGCCGAATTGACTGAAGGCATCACTTGTACGTCGTCTGAGCTGCTCCGCAAACAAATGGTATACCTTATTAATAAGGCGCGGTCGCAACCACGTCAGTGTGGGGTGATTGCGTTTGAAGGTGCACCTCCCGTTGCGTGGAATTACACGCTCGAACGCGCTGCCAGGCTACATGCATACAACATGGCAACAGAAAACTTCTTTGCCCATCGTGGTCCTGACAGCACACATGTTGGCATTCGTGTGCAGGAGTTTGGGTACAACTGGCGTTACGTTGGTGAAAACATTTATGCCGGCATAGAAACAGTATCTGATGCGGTATATGGATGGTTGGATAGTGAAGGTCACTGCAAAACCATCATGAATCCGGATTATACCGAACTTGGTGCTGCATGCGTTACAAACCAGGCATCGCAGTACGAAAGTTACTGGGCGCAAGTATTTGCTTCACCAATGAAATAA